From the Colletotrichum lupini chromosome 10, complete sequence genome, one window contains:
- a CDS encoding RNA recognition domain-containing protein: MASGLPIATVYVRNLEERAKVDQLKDALLQIFSDYGNVIDIVAKTNLKAKGQAFVVFDDPEAARKAIEEVQGFELFEKPMQLALARTRSDATVKSVGNDDEFELHKRRRLAEKDKKKAFEAAEEQKRLKRPGPGGAPAADARPAKAARGTGLKSTNPSTTAVIPDEYLPPNKILFVQNLPDDYDIEAVTSIFGRFEGFREVRLVPGRRGIAFVEYEGEQGAITAKENTAGMVLGDTHTIKVTYQRQ, from the exons ATGGCTTCCGGTCTTCCTATCGCCAC GGTATACGTGCGAAACCTCGAGGAGCGCGCCAAAGTCGACCAGCTGAAGGATGCGCTGCTTCAGATCTTCTCCGATTACGGCAATGTAATTGACATTGTCGCCAAGACGAATCTCAAGGCAAAGGGCCAGGCTTTTGTCGTCTTTGACGATCCCGAGGCTGCGCGCAAGGCCATCGAGGAGGTTCAGGGATTCGAGCTATTCGAGAAGCCTATGCAGCTGGCCCTGGCCCGGACGAGGAGCGACGCGACCGTCAAGTCGGTAGGCAACGACGACGAATTTGAGCTTCACAAGCGCCGCCGCTTGGCTGAAAAGG acaagaagaaggcgTTCGAGGCTGCCGAGGAACAGAAACGTCTCAAGAGACCTGGCCCTGGCGGTGCACCGGCAGCAGATGCCCGTCCTGCCAAGGCTGCTCGTGGAACTGGTCTCAAATCCACAAATCCCTCTACCACAGCAGTCATTCCCGACGAATATCTGCCCCCGAACAAGATTCTCTTTGTACAGAACTTGCCCGACGACTACGACATCGAGGCTGTTACCAGTATCTTTGGCCGTTTCGAGGGTTTCCGTGAGGTCAGATTGGTGCCTGGACGCCGCGGCATTGCCTTTGTAGAGTACGAGGGTGAGCAGGGTGCCATTACGGCGAAGGAGAACACGGCGGGCATGGTGCTGGGAGACACGCACACGATCAAGGTCACATACCAGCGCCAGTAA
- a CDS encoding ATP synthase subunit D: MSNQETDSSSAESAFSPCDRSFLYDAVWQGRPTKVLFLACATSCIFGMALGYWDKQPTVELYQWTANRQRSTYLMFTRYPTPSLGGRLSSQRPPNNISSSSLSTISWTTVLRPTASALRCRANRLEPPLRSPFNSKPNLYHRPFRSSSTMSGAPDREAVFPTRQSLGIMKAKLKGAETGHSLLKRKSEALTKRFREITRRIDEAKRKMGRVMQIASFSLAEVTYAVGGDIGYQIQESARSARFRVRTKQENVSGVLLPAFESYVTEGNNDFGLTGLGKGGQQVQRCRETYARAVEALVELASLQTAFVILDEVIKVVNRRVNAIEHVIIPRTENTIKYINSELDELDREEFYRLKKVAGKKQRDTAAADAEIKAKKAARAAEEKGDTSGPGDILAAEEDNDVIF, from the exons ATGAGTAACCAAGAGACTGACAGCTCGAGCGCAGAGAGCGCCTTTTCGCCTT GCGACAGATCGTTCCTTTACGATGCAGTCTGGCAAGGTCGACCAACCAAGGTACTTTTTCTCGCATGCGCCACGTCCTGTATTTTTGGGATGGCGCTCGGCTATTGGGATAA ACAGCCCACTGTTGAGCTTTATCAGTGGACTGCTAATCGCCAGCGATCCACCTACCTTATGTTTACCAGGTACCCGACTCCATCTCTGGGGGGCCGCTTGAG CAGCCAAAGGCCGCCTAACAACATCTCCAGCTCCTCCTTGTCGACTATATCGTGGACGACCGTCTTGCGCCCAACTGCCTCCGCCCTTCGCTGCCGTGCGAATCGTCTCGAACCTCCCCTCCGATCTCCTTTCAATTCCAAGCCCAACCTATACCATCGCCCATTCCGATCATCCAGCACCATGTCGGGTGCTCCT GACCGAGAAGCGGTATTCCCCACGCGCCAGTCGCTGGGTATCATGAAGGCCAAGCTCAAGGGCGCCGAAACTGGTCACAGTCTGTTGAAAAGAAAGAGCGAGGCCTTGACCAA GCGATTCCGAG AAATTACAAGACGTATCGACGAGGCGAAGAGAAAGATGGGACGCGTTATGCAGATTGCTTCCTTCTCCTTGGCTGAGGTCACTTACGCCGTGGGCGGTGATATCGGATACCAGATCCAGGAGTCGGCCCGGTCAGCTCGCTTCCGTGTGCGTACCAAGCAGGAGAACGTTTCTGGTGTCTTACTCCCGGCATTCGAGAGCTACGTAACTGAAGGAAACAACGATTTCGGCCTCACGGGCTTGGGCAAGGGTGGTCAGCAGGTCCAGCGTTGTCGCGAGACATATGCCCGTGCTGTTGAAGCTCTGGTCGAACTTGCCAGTCTACAG ACCGCTTTCGTTATTTTGGATGAGGTTATCAAGGTCGTTAATCGACGTG TAAACGCCAT CGAGCACGTTATTATTCCGAGGACAGAAAACACCATCAAGT ACATTAACTCGGAGTTGGACGAACTTGACAGAGAGGAGTTCTACAGACTTAAAAAG GTTGCCGGAAAGAAACAGAGAGACACTGCTGCCGCAGACGCCGAGATCAAGGCCAAAAAGGCTGCACGGGCAGCAGAAGAGAAGGGCGATACGTCAGGCCCCGGCGACATTCTTGCTGCGGAGGAAGACAACGACGTTATCTTCTAG